The genomic stretch CACCGCCAGCTGCTCCATCGCCGCCGAGGTCTCCTCGATGGTCGCCGCCTGCTTGGTGGTGCGCTCGGAAAGGTCGTTGGCGCCCGACAGGATCTCGCCTGTCGCCGTCTTCAACGAGCGCGAGGTCGCCTTGAGCTGGCCAACGATATGGCTCAGCTTGTCGCCCACTGCATTGGTGTCGTCGCGCAGCCGGGCGAAGGCGCCTTCATACTCGCCTTCCATGCGCTTGGTGAGGTTGGTATCGGCCAGCGCCGCCAGCACTTCGCCGGTTTCGCCCAGCCCGCGGTCGACGGTCGCCACCAGGTTGTTGATCGAACCGGCAATGGCATTGAGCTCGGCATCGGGGAACTCGGTCTCCACCCGGCGGGAGAAGTCGCCGGCAACCGCCGCATCGACCACCTGGCCGAATGCCTTCTGCAGCTCGGCCATCATCGCTGTGCGGGCCTCCTGGTCGCGGATGATCCGCGCCGCTTCCGCTTCGGTCATTTCGGCAACCTTGAGGCCGTTATCGCGGAACACCTCCACTGCCTTGGCCATGTCGCCGATCTCGTCGCGGCGGGCGTGATAGGGCACCTCGACCTGGTAGTCGCCATCGACGAGCTTGCGCATCACGCCGGTCATCCGGCTCACCGGCTTGGCGATCGAACTGCCGAGCAGGAAGAAGGCCACGAGGCCCAGCGCAAAGACCACCAACCCACCGGCGATCAGCGTGTTGCGCTCGTTGACGGCGGCAGCGAGCAACGTCGCCTCAGGCACCGCGACCATCACCGTCCACTCGATGCCGAACTGCGGCAAGGGCAGGTTGGTGGCGGTGAGCCGCCACTGCTGGCCTTCGACCGGCACGCTGGCGTGGTAGTCGCCGGCCTTGGCGCCGCCCACCGCGGCGAGCCCGGCGGCGTCATTGGCAGGCTGGCCGATCAGCGCCGGATCCGGCGGCACCACCCAGTTGCCTTCGGCATTGATGATCCCGACCCAGCCGGTCCCGAGCGGACGATCCTGGCCGATCAGCTGCGCGAACACGCCGCCATTGTAGTCGACACCGACCAGGCCCACCGCCTTGCCCGCCTGGTCGCGAACCACCGAGGTGCTCGAGGTGTAGAGCATCTTGTCATAGAGGTAGGGGCCGACCAGAGACGGCGAGCCCTTGGCGAGCGGATCGAGGAACCAGTTCTGGAAGCCGCTCTCCATCGACAGGTCGAGCGCTCCCCAGCTGATCGCGCCGGTCTTCACGTCGCGAGTGATGCTCGGGCCGAAGAAGTTGGCCGGCAGCGCGAACTGCGATGCCATCAGCTCCGGATTGCTCGCCGTCGG from Devosia sp. A16 encodes the following:
- a CDS encoding methyl-accepting chemotaxis protein, encoding MDGRRTHFSLSTLQKDNDLSMPAKSTPRLPTLRLRGKIVLAAAAVFTAAIAGALFYVVNSASERAVATADELLSSLAQTEAARIEVVLKEHSAVADSIAQTMTSVMSAPGVTAATYKDMFERQIGIVPNAVGIWSLLTADAPTASNPELMASQFALPANFFGPSITRDVKTGAISWGALDLSMESGFQNWFLDPLAKGSPSLVGPYLYDKMLYTSSTSVVRDQAGKAVGLVGVDYNGGVFAQLIGQDRPLGTGWVGIINAEGNWVVPPDPALIGQPANDAAGLAAVGGAKAGDYHASVPVEGQQWRLTATNLPLPQFGIEWTVMVAVPEATLLAAAVNERNTLIAGGLVVFALGLVAFFLLGSSIAKPVSRMTGVMRKLVDGDYQVEVPYHARRDEIGDMAKAVEVFRDNGLKVAEMTEAEAARIIRDQEARTAMMAELQKAFGQVVDAAVAGDFSRRVETEFPDAELNAIAGSINNLVATVDRGLGETGEVLAALADTNLTKRMEGEYEGAFARLRDDTNAVGDKLSHIVGQLKATSRSLKTATGEILSGANDLSERTTKQAATIEETSAAMEQLAVTVLQNAERAREASEVASTVTRTAEEGGQVMGEANAAMERITQSSAKISNIIGLIDDIAFQTNLLALNASVEAARAGDAGKGFAVVAVEVRRLAQSAASASSEVKALIEQSGTEVKTGSKLVADAAGRLAAMLEAARSSNLLMDGIARDSREQASGIEEVNTAVRQLDEMTQHNAALVEQTNAAIEQTDGQVNELDRIVDIFTISGGAPTRAVEVTPPPARGIRGLQERVKQAASSYLSQGNAAIDRDWAEF